In the genome of Bradysia coprophila strain Holo2 unplaced genomic scaffold, BU_Bcop_v1 contig_232, whole genome shotgun sequence, one region contains:
- the LOC119076516 gene encoding UDP-glucosyltransferase 2-like, with product MGSLLDLVVLSSLILRSCYAANILFLSEVPSRSHHRWLRIVAEELAARGHNITFASCDAEKPQHNIHFIHMEKVYETVEASSDTNFDIFDIGFTNVILQYFDTPELTIAVCEGLTKSNGWQQLNSYPNDFKFDLLIHDYMTGGCLLSFGKKFNNPPVVSMTAFRDNSIFHRKTKTATIPARNTLPYFHRQIPGSFAERIVNFVMHMCESLIWNYYTFPKLAKIIHETNSFNYLVSATDDEPDPAIYLTNYEPVVDEAQQLPPNVIGVGGLQIKKPSPLPNELREVADRASNGLILFSLGTNANTQELGESIVQNILEVFTIFPEFTFFWKMDLEGDDIRIPDNVVIRKWFPQNDVLAHKNTKLFITHGGLMSTQEAIWHGVPMLGIPLFFDQYSNIHKAVDKGIAEVLYVSDISIENLCEKILLMTENPQYKEKIRIYSNAFRDQKETPLERAVWWIEWTMRHPAKTVLQGYGRDLNFFQIESMDVIGFVTIVIGLLVFLFLMLVTKCVRYALKRTGIISSGKINKR from the exons ATGGGCTCGCTGCTTGATTTAGTCGTTTTGTCGTCCTTAATATTACGATCATGTTATGCTgctaacattttatttctatcgGAAGTTCCATCGCGAAGTCATCATCGATG GCTTCGTATAGTGGCTGAAGAGCTTGCTGCTAGAGGACATAATATAACATTTGCGTCATGCGATGCTGAAAAACCGCAGCATAACATACACTTCATTCACATGGAAAAAGTGTACGAAACTGTTGAGGCCTCGTCggatacaaattttgacattttcgacATTGGTTTCACGAACGTGATCCTTCAATATTTCGATACGCCAGAATTAACTATCGCAGTTTGTGAGGGCCTGACAAAGTCTAATGGATGGCAACAGCTGAACAGCTACCCCAATGATTTTAAG TTCGACCTGTTGATTCACGATTACATGACCGGAGGCTGTCTACTGTCGTTCGGTAAAAAGTTCAACAATCCACCAGTGGTGTCGATGACAGCGTTCCGagacaattcaatttttcatcgcAAAACAAAGACGGCCACCATACCAGCAAGGAACACATTACCATATTTTCATCGGCAGATTCCGGGATCGTTTGCTGAACGGATCGTCAATTTTGTGATGCACATGTGCGAGAGCCTCATATGGAATTATTACACGTTCCCGAAGCTAGCGAAAATTATTCACGAGACAAATTCGTTCAATTATTTAGTTTCGGCTACTGACGACGAACCTGATCCAGCCATTTATTTGACAAACTACGAACCAGTGGTAGATGAAGCTCAACAATTACCACCGAATGTGATTGGCGTTGGTGGATTACAGATTAAGAAGCCGTCTCCGCTACCGAAT GAACTACGAGAAGTTGCTGACAGGGCGAGCAATGGATTGATATTGTTTTCATTGGGAACGAATGCGAATACTCAGGAATTGGGAGAGTCAATCGTACAGAATATTTTGGAGGTCTTTACGATTTTTCCCGAGTTCACATTCTTTTGGAAAATGGATCTGGAAGGTGACGATATTCGGATACCTGACAACGTAGTTATTCGTAAATGGTTCCCACAAAATGATGTTCTAG cccacaaaaatacaaaactgtTTATTACGCATGGTGGTCTTATGAGCACACAGGAGGCCATATGGCATGGAGTTCCTATGCTAGGAATACCATTGTTTTTCGATCAATATTCG AACATTCACAAAGCGGTGGACAAAGGAATAGCAGAAGTACTGTACGTCAGCGACATATCGATCGAGAATCTTTGCGAAAAAATTCTTCTCATGACGGAGAATCCACagtataaagaaaaaattcgaatctaTTCGAACGCTTTCCGTGATCAAAAGGAAACGCCGTTAGAGCGCGCTGTATGGTGGATCGAATGGACGATGCGTCATCCGGCGAAAACTGTGTTGCAGGGTTATGGTagagatttgaatttttttcaaatcgaaTCTATGGATGTCATTGGTTTTGTGACGATCGTCATTGGACTAttagtttttctatttttgatgTTAGTCACAAAATGTGTTCGTTATGCATTGAAGAGAACTGGCATTATAAGTTCGGGAAAGATAAATAAACGATAA